Below is a window of Propionispora vibrioides DNA.
ATTTCACCGGTAGCCTGGGTATCTGGTCGAGTCCGGCGGATCATCCGGTGTTGCAGCGCCATAGGGAATTGTTCGGTGCCGACTTATCAGGCGATGAGCCATGGCTGTTTTCCTGGCAGCCGGAGGAGATTCATTCCGGGATGGTCACCGCTATGTTTGCCGCCGAACAACAGATGCTTACCTGCCGGGATTGTTTGCCCAAAGACTGGCTAGTAGATATGTACACCACGGAAAATATTCGCATGGATATCCATCTGCCTGGCCATACCAAAGGCAAGGGTGTCCGCTTTTTGCACGAAAAACTGGGTATTGATTTTGCCAATACTTTTGCTTTTGGTGATGCCCGCAATGACCTGGAGATGATGCGCCAGGTGAACTATGGCATTGCTATGGGAAATGCCACCGAAGAACTGAAGGCGGCTGCCTTTGCGGTAACAGACGATGTGGATAAGGACGGAATTTATAAGGCTCTGAAAAAATATGGCGTAATCTAAATGGTGCCTTCTTTTTCGCAGTAAAAGACGATAATGTCTACCGGGTTCAAGTGGAATTGTATTTAAAAAAACATAATGAGCAAGCCCGTTTTCAAGCCGTGTGGCAGGGAAACGGGCTTTGCTGCTAATAAAGCCCGGCAATTCTGAGGGTGGGACAAGGAGCCAACAGTTCAGGAGAGAGCGGTAGGATAACTTTTTGACAAAGATTTCTTGCCGGTATATACTAATAATTAGTCGACTAACTATATGCCGGAGAGGTGGGTTTGATTTGCGCTGGTACAACCGGGAGCTTCCCAGCCGGGAAGTATTGACAGGTGTTGCCGAAAGAGTACCGGAACTCAATGTCTCGGCCGTACAGTTACTGCTACAGATTTTGCAGGCGGCCAATGAGATTCAACATCATATTTATGATGTTCTGGAGAAAAAGTATAAACTGTCCGAAGGGAAGCTGGCAGTGATGATCATCCTGTATATCGCTGCCGCCGACGGTATATCTCCGTCACAGTTGGCGGATAAAGCCGGTGTGACAAGGGCGACGATCAGTGCCATGCTCCACCGCCTGAGCCGGGACGGGCTGGCGACTTCTTTTTCCGACTCGGCCGACGGCCGGGGCAAGGTTGTTTCTTTAACGCCCCAGGGCCGGCGCTTTATGGAAGGTATCCTGCCGGACCATTATTTGCGCATTGCCCAAATGATGAACAAGCTGGACCAGACGGAGCAGGCCCACCTGGTACGGCTGCTGAAAAAGATGAATGCCCAATAAGCAATGTTACGTGAGGCGACCGGCAAGAAACCGGGCGGATCGCGTGGTTACCCGCTGGCGGCGGGTGCTTTCTGCCTGATAGTTAGTCGACTAATTATATAATGAAAAGAAAATTAGAAAGGCAAAGTGCGGAGCTATAGTTAGCCGGCTAATTATATACCGGGTGGTATTGGCGCACCTTGTCAGATGAATGGGGAGTAAGCAGGATGGACGTTAAAAAGAAAACGGTAAGGATCGGACTGGGTTTTTTGGCCTTGTTTTTTGCCGGCGGCTTGCTGCTGGCCTTTAAGGGCCATGATGCCGTGTCGGTGGCAGCCGAGAAGAAAGGCGGCATCCTAACGGCCGAACAGGCCAAGCTGGCTTTCGAAAATATCGGCGGCAGGCTGATCACTGAACAGGTCAAAGAATCGCAGGAAGTGAAAAAAGGCGATGTCCTGATGGTGCTGGACAGCACCGATGTGGATCTGGCCATAGAGAAACTGCAGGCTCAAATCAAACAAATGGACGCGAGAATTAACCAGGCCAGCGGCGATATTACCATCGGCTATGCCAAAACCGATACGGCACAAACCCAAACGTACCGGCAGATCGAGCAGCAGAAAATGGCACTGGATGCCGCTAATGCCGCCTATCACAATCAACAGCTTACCTTTGATCGCAAGAAATCGCTGGCTGCTTCCGGTGCTATTTCCCAGGCCGAAATGGATAGTGCCCAGGCCGCGCTTGATATGGCCACTGCCAATATGGGGCAGCAGCAGCGCCTGTTGGAAAAAATGCTGGCCGGCAGCAATGCCGGCGCTAGGGAGCAAATTCTAACCAGCGGCACGGCCGACGCTATCTATCTGCCGGAAATTGACCAGCAGCGGCAAACGCTGGCCAACAGCCGCCACGGCGTGGAAGAACTGCTGCAGGAACGGCAGAATCTGCTGGTTCAGCTTAAGGAGCTGCAGGTGAAAAAAGGACGATTGACCTTAAGGGCGCCTGAGGACGGAAAAATTCTGAAGGTAATTGCCAAGCAGGGAGAAATGGTGGCACCCAATGCACCGGTAATTCTGCTGGAAAGCAAGCGCTATTATTATGATATTTATCTGGATGAACGGCAGGCAGCCGCCTTGCAGGTGGGTGGCAAGCTAACCGGCACTTCGGTGGCTACGGCGGCCGAGGTACCGGGAACCATCCGCTTTATTACGGCGGCGCCGGGCTTTGCCGACTTAAAGATGAGCCGAGAAAAGGGGCAGGCCGACCTGGCGGCGTTCCAAGTCAGAATTTACATAGAACCGGAAGCCAATGTGCTGCCCGGCATGACGGTTGAGGTGAAGCAGGATGCGCTTTCTTAAAGATGAGCTGCAGTATCTTTTCTCCGGCAAAGGGATGCCTTATGAAAAGGTTTCGCTGATGATTGCCATTGTGATCACACTGGTGTTCTGGGCCGTGTTGTCCAACCATCATGTGGAGGATGCCAAGGTGGCGGTTATCGATCTGGATAATTCAAAATTCAGCCATGAGTTTATTGAGCAGCTCAATGCGTCGCCGTATATTGAGGTGAAAACCATATTGAATGTTCCCGCCGATCCGGAGAAGCTGCTGTATCAGGACCGCTATCTGGCGGCGGTGTATATCCCGGCTGGCTTTGAAAAAAACCGCTATGACAAAACCGAAAATAACATTGGCGTATTTTACGATAATATTACGGCCGCGCCAACGGGCACGTTGAAAAGTGCCCTTAATACCATCGTGGCCGTGGAAAACAGCATGATTGCCGCGCCGGAGGTGGAGGCCCTGGGGGTAAGCGGCCAGCAGACAGCCGGCCTTATCAGCAATATTTCGCTCAAGGAACGCCTGCTGTTTAACCCGACCGATTCTTCCAACAACTCTACCGTCGTGGGCTTCCTGTTTTTCTTTAGCGCCATGTTCTTTGTCTTTGCCACCATTGGGATGATGGCCCGGCTGCGGCTGGAGAGAAAATGGCGAAAGCAGATTTTGAAGGGGACGCCTTTTGATCTGATGCTGCGGTTTGCTCCCTATTGCTTTTGTCTGTTTGTCAGCCTGTTTGTCGGACTGGGGCTGCTGCGCCTGATCGGGGATTTAAGCTTTGCCGGCAATTTTTTCTCGCTGGTGTTTGCCGTGCTGTTGTTTGTGTGGTCCATGGCATTTAGCTGCATTCTGTTTGGCTGGGGGGCACCCAATCCGGGGGCGGCCATCAGTAAGATGATCCTGTTTGTACCGGGCGGCTTTATTCTGGGCGGTTATACGACGCCGCTGGATATTCTGCCGGAATGGGTCAGGCTGGTGAGCAACATTTTTCCGCTTACCTGGGTGTTCCGCTTCACGCGGGATATTCTGCTGCGCGGCGCTTCGTTTATGGATGCGGCCCAGGAGTTTGGCAGTTACATGATGTATGTGACGGTGCTGGCCCTATTGGTTTGTATCCGGTTTTACCGGGAGTATAACAGTTTGCAGCGGCAAACGGCTGCCGGCAGCCAGGAGGAAGTGGCCTAAACCTAGTGTTACGGGAGGAAGTCTACATGAAAAGAATATATATAACCGGCTGCCTGCTCGTCTTGCTGGCCGGCGCCTTACCGGTTTTTGCCGAATCAAATGCCTTGACCCTGGAGGAAAGCATCCGGCTGGCGCTGACTAATAACGAGCAGATTCAAATGGCGGCCAGCGGGGTGACCGAGGCCGAGTGGCAGGTAAAGAAGGCCAAGGGGGAAAAGAGTATCAAGCTTGATGCCACCCATACGACGGCCAAAATTGGCGGCCAGTATTGGAGTGTGTATCATATTGATGATGTACCTTCCGATTATTTTATCAATTCTCTAACTGCTACGCTGCCGCTGTATTCGGGCGGACGGGTTGAAAATACCCTTAAGCAGGCTCAGGCTGGTCGTGAGATCAGTGCGCTGGCGCTGCAAAACACCGGGCAGGAAATTGCATTTCAGACCATCGGGGCCTATTACTACCTGCTGTCCTGCCGTCATATGGAACAGGTGCGGCAGGAAGCGAACGAGCAATTGGCCGGGCATTTGAAGCAGGTGGAAGCGCAGTATGCCGTAGGCAATGTGAACCGGGCCGATGTACTGCGGGCCGAGGTGGAACTGAGTGATGCCCGTCAGGCACTGGTGAATGCGCAAAATGATACCCGCAAGGCCGTATTTGCCCTGAATAAGTTAATGGGGGTTGCTATCGGCCAGGACACGGTGATTGAGGATCAGTTTACTTATGAACAAAATGATTATCAGCTGCCGGAGGCGGTTAGTTATGCGCTGGCCCATCATCCGGAGCAACTGATCGAGGCCGAGGCGATGGAACAGGCCAGGCTGGGCGTTGAATTGGCCAAAGCCGGCAAACGGCCGGACGTATCGCTGGATGCTTCGTATACCACCTATGACACCAAGCTCGACCAGTTTGACACCAAGCAATGGATGGCCGGCATCACGGCCCACCTGAACGTGTTTGACGGCCAGGTAACCAGTGCCGGAGTGAAAGCCGCCGAGCAGAAGGTCGAGCAGGCCAGGCACCATGCCGGCGAGGTGGCCCGGACAGTAGAGCTGCAGGTGCAAAGCGCCTTTCTGGATATGAAGAAGGCCGAGCAGAATATGGCAACCAATCAGACGGCGGTAGCTAAGGCGGTGGAGGATTTTAAGCTGTCCCAGCTGCGGTATGGAGTAAGCCTGGCGACCAACCTGGATGTGATGGATGCCCAGGTGGCGCTGACTACCGCTAAAACAAACTATATCCGGTCGATCTATGAGTACAATGTCAGCAAGTCGGCCTTGGAACGGGCCATGGGTAAACCGGTAAATCTTCCGGAAAAAGAAAAATAACAGCACAACGGCTGGCAATCCGGTAAAATGGCTGCAGAATTAACTCAGACCGTAGGCCGGTTCAAAGTCTAGTATAAGGAAAGAAGTCCCGTCCATGCCTAGCAGGTCATAGACGGAACTCCTTTTAACGCTTGGGTAATGCTCATTGTTGATTATTCTTGGGGGACAGTTCTTTTGAGTTGATTCCTGCCGCTTTCTGATGGGAGTGTTACGAACTTTGGGGGATAACTCATTTTTTTTTCGTAAATGTCAGATCAGGGGACGAGCGCTGGTGTCTGCCGCCAGCGGTGCGTTGGCGGCACCGGACGCTAAAATTTTTGCCAGCCGCCGGACACCCTCAGTCAAGCGGTCTTCGTCGTGTGTTACAAAACAGAGCCGAATATAGGGGCTGTCCGGCTGGTTCAGATAAAAGGCTTCACCGGGGACAAAGGTAACGCCGGCGGCAGCGGCCTGACGCAGCAGCTCGGCCGGTGATGCCGGCGGGTGAACCTTGCACCACAGATAAAAGCCGCCGGCAGGCAGGGTAAAATCTAAATATGCCGGGCAGTATTGTCTGATTGCTCCGGCCAGGGCATCGCGGCGTTTCCTGTATTCCCGGCGGACTAAGGTTAGATGTTGGGCCAGGTAATCCTGCTGGAGACAGGTGTGGAGAATGATTTGGGACAAGTTGTTGCTGTGCAGATCGACATATTGCTTCTCCTGGGCTAACCGGTTAATGACCGGCGGTGGAGCGGTTATCCAGCCGGTCCGCAGCCCGGGGAACAGTATTTTGGAAAAGGTGCTTAAATAAATAACTCCCCCGTAGGTGTCCAGGCTTTTGAGCGTGGGCGGTGGTTGTTGTCCGTAATATAGCTGACTGTACGGATCGTCTTCCACAATAGCGAGCCGGTAACGGGCGGCTAAGCGGATTAATTCCTGGCGCTGGGCTAAGGTCATGACCCGGCCGGCCGGGTTCTGAAAGGTTGGAATAGTGTAGAAGAATTTAGGACGGTAGCGGATCAAATAATCCTCAAGTACGGCTAGATCCAGACTGTCGGATTGCGGCAGGCCCAGAATACGAGCTCCGGCAGCCTCCAGCAACTGGATGGTGCCAAGATAGGTCGGCGATTCCACAATGACATAATCTCTTGGTTCAACCAGAGCCTTCACCAGGAGGTAAAGACCTTGCTGAGAGCCGGAGACGATCAGTACGTTATCCGGGCTGGTCGGGATCCCCAGTGAGGTTTGCCAGGCAGCGAGGGAGTGCCTAAGCGGGGAATAGCCTTCGATGGATATGTGGCCGAAGGTTTCCTTTGGCAGGTCCGGACACTGGTTGGTCAGGTTTTCCAGGATAGTGAGGTCGTAGAGCTGTGGGTCGGGCATACCGGCAGCGAAAGAAATGGTGTCATCCGCCGTAGGCGACGAGACCAGTGAGCGAAGCAGGGAAGCTAAAGGGGATTTGTAGGGAGGGCTGAATAGCTGCTCCCAGGGCATACTGCCGGTGTGCCCGTCACCGGTACTTAGCTCGGTAATATAGGTTCCGCTGCCGACACGAGTGGTTACCAGGCCGTTCTCTTCCAGCAGCCGGTAGGCGTTAATGACGGTGGTGCGGCTTACCTTAAGCAGGTTGGCGAGTTCCCGCTCCGGCATCAGTTTGGTATTGGCCGGCAGTGTGCATTCTTTGATTTTGGCTGCCAGGCTGTTGGCTATCTGCAGGTACATGGGGGCGGTTGCCTGTTGATCAATTCGAATACCACTTAGTATTTTGGTTATATCCATTTTCGGTATTCTCCTTATAATTTAATAATTGGTATTCTTTTATTGTTATATTGGATATTTACAATTATATTCCTGCCGGCTATGATGGATAAAAAGCACAAGTGGTCCGCTAACTTTGAAGGTACAAATTAAATTGGCGGAAAAGGACCCATGAAGTAATTGTATTTTCAGAGTTGGTGGACCACTGGGTAAGGTGGCTGGGGGGATAAAAAGTGAAAATTACAGAGTTAACGGAAGGGATTAGAGATACGCTGCCGATTATGGTGGGAGTAGTCCCGTTTGGCCTGGCCTATGGAATTGTAGCGCAATCAATTGGGCTTACGCCCGGTGAAACGCTGCTGATGTCTTTGCTGGTGTTTGCCGGGGCAGCTCAGTTTATCAGTTTACCGATGTTTGCCGAAGGGGCGGGTATGGCTATGATTGCCCTGACAGCACTGTTAATCAATCTGCGTCATTTGCTGATGGGACTTTCCCTTGCTCCCCATATGACCGGATTATCTTTGCCGCATAAGGCACTGCTTACCTTTGGGATGGCCGACGAAACCTATGCGGTGACGATTAGCCGGGCGCAGGCCAGCAGCTATAGTGCCGCGTATCAATTAGGGAGTAATATGACCGGCTATGTCACCTGGGCTTTATCTACGGCCGGGGGGATTTTTCTTGGCAGCCGTATCAGCGATCCGCTTTCCTGGGGTCTTGATTTTGCCATGCCTGCCACTTTTCTGGCCCTCTTAATTCCCCGGCTCACCGACAAGCGCAACCTGCTGGTATGCCTGGTCGCTGCGGGTGTCAGTATCGTCGCAGCCATTAGCATACCGGGGAAATGGTATATTATTATTGCCTGTTTAACGGCTGCCGTAGTTGGCGGCGTATTAGAAAGGGGAGAAACTGATGCGGACTGAGATCGTTGTTACCATTATAATGATGGCGATTGCCACTTTTGCTACCCGTTTTGCCAGCCCGGCTATTCTGGGTGCTGCCGGGATTCCTGCCTGTTTCAAGCGGTTTTTAAAATATGTGCCCACGGCCATCCTAACTGCACTCATCGCGCCGACCCTATTGGCGCCGCATGGCTATGTCGAAGTTTCACCTCATAACAGCTATCTGATTGCCGGTGCCATAGCGGCGCTGTTGGCCTATCTCCGACAACCACCCCTGGTGACCATGAGTGGTGGCATGGCGGTGATGCTGGGCTTGCGGGTTTTTAATTTTTAAAAGCTTTTAGCGCTCGGTATACGTCTTTTAAGAAACCTCTGCTTTTCCCGAACTGCCGCCAGGACGAGCAGTGTGAATACATCCGTAGTTCTTTCAACAAAAAAAGCCTCGACTCTTTGTTCACAAAAAGGTCGAGGCTTTTGTCTGCCATTATGGTTGTTGCCTATTGGCCGTACTCCTGGGGACGGTCCTTTGATTTTCGTTATGGCGTTGCACGGCGGGGAAGTAGCCTGCGCTGCCACAGATAGAAGAATACTGTGTTTGCCGGCTATTGGCCGTGCAAAAAACAATCGGTGGTGTGGTCATTGACCATGCCGGTAGCCTGCATGAAGGCATAGCAGATGGTGGAGCCGACGAAATTAAAGCCCCGTTTGCGCAGTGCTTTGCTCATTGCATCTGATTCAGGGGTGGTTGCCGGAACCTCACTGATTTGCTGCCAGTGATTGACTTTGGGCTGGCCGCCGACAAATTGCCAGATAAAGTCGCTAAAACTGCCGTATTCCTTTTGAACGGCCAAAAACTGTTGGGCATTCTGAATGGTCGCCTTGATTTTTAGCCGGTTGCGGATAATGCCCGGATTAGCCATGAGCTGTTCAGTTTTGGCATCGTCATATTGGGCGATTTTCGAGGCTGAAAAACCGTCGAAGGCTTCCCGGAAGTTTTCCCGTTTGCGCAAAACGGTGATCCAGCTCAGTCCGGCTTGCATGCCTTCCAGGATCAGCATTTCAAACAGCTTTTGATCGTCATAGCAGGGCTGTCCCCACTCTTCGTCATGATAGCGGATGTATAAGGGTTCCTCGGTAACCCAAGCGCATCGTATTGGCATCGTGCTCCTCCTGATTGAGGCGGCTGTCGCCGCGATTTTCCACGGACTTGTCCGCTGACGCAGAATTAGTTGTTATGAAATCTATTATATCATTACCGACTGTTAAGGCGGTTTATATCGTGGTAATTTATAAAAATTTTAAGGAATCTTTAAGACGGTTTTAGATTCTCTTTTTACAATAATGGCAAAGCAAGTCGGGAACAGGCGGCCGTCACATGACTGAGGGTGCCGGAAAACCTCCGCGAAGGAGGATGGCGGCTGGCCTTCTTGTAAACGGCCTGCAGCCAGGGTTAAAGAAAAGGAGTTGTTTTGCTATGGGGTTATTTAATTTGTTTAATTTGTTTAATTTGTTTTCGGAAGACTGGCGGGAACATCGCCGCCACCGTCATGGACATCATCATGGCCGGGGTTTTCAGCGAAATCTGTCTAGATCCTACAGCGAAAGTCCTGCGCGGGATCAGGAATCAGGGAAAGCAAAGGTATGTCCGCTTTGTAAGAATCATTGCAGCCTGTCGTCACCTCAATGCGAACGGGGCCGGCTATATGCTGAGGAATTATAAAAAGAATTGCGTGAATGATCCCTTGTGAGGGGGAATTTGAATCGAAGGACTCGTCCTGGTGGGGTTCGGAATGGCCTGCCTTCCGAACCTTTTGGTTAAAATAGAAAAAGTTGGCCGTTTGTCTCATTTTAATCATAAGTTTGCCTCATAATAGTAGAGAATACATAATGGGGTGGATTTATGATAAAAAAAACAATGGCAGTATGTTTACTGCTAAGCGCAATGACTGTAAACGGCTGGGCTGCACCGGCACTTAACAAGGAAATCGCAAAAGATTTGCAGGGCTTTCAGGGCAAGGCCGGTGTGTACGCCAAGAATTTGACCACAGGAAAGACCATTCAATTTAATCAAAATGAGATTTTTCCCACGGCCTCAACCAGTAAACTGCTGGTTGCGCTGGCTACCTACAAGTATCTGTATCCCGGTGCCGAAACGTACAAAAAGGAGCAATACGATCAATACATTGAAGCCATGATGACCGTAAGTGACAATGACTCCTTTTATGCTCTGCTTGGTGAATTTGACAGCAACCATACCGATACGCTTAGCAAAGTTACCAAAGACCTGCGGTTGCAGCGGACACTGATCCATAATGAAAAGGCCTATCAGCAGTACCAGTATCACAGTGTAACCACGCCTCTGGAAATGGCCAAGGTGTTTGAACGGATTTATTCAGAATCCTACCTGGACAGGAACAAATCGGAGCAGTTAAAAGACGAGCTGGCCAATTCCATTTTTCATGATGAAATTCCCCGCTATATGCTGACGCCGGTCTTTCATAAGGTCGGTGAGCTGGACGATGTGCTTTGCGACGTGGGGGTCATTCAGGATGGGCATGATCCTATCTTGATCAGCTTCTATACTTCTGCCGCCGATCACCGGTATTCCAGCGATTTCATTGCGGCAGAGTCGGCTAAGCTGTATAATGCGTTGCGAAGAAAATAGAGAGGCGCATGTTGTGAGACATCGCCGCAAGTTGGCAGAGCAGGCGGGAAACGAGAGAAAAATCTGATGGGCAGAAACGGGATAACAATTCTCTTTTAACAGAGACTACTTCCTTTTGTCAGTTTATGTTATACTTTACTTGTAAACTTTGGTAATTATTCCGGAGTGTTAAGGAACAAGCGTATGACAACGTGAGGAATATGACGAAAGGAGTATCGGTTATGCTTCAAAATAACAATACCTCCGTGCTCGTCGGAACCGATGCCTGCGCACCAGCGCTTCATGTTATGGAGGAATTGCTTAAGGTCGTGCAGCAGCTTTCCGCTACCCATGATTTACAGGCGGTAATGGATATTGTCCGTCATTCGGTACGGGAACTCACCGGCTCGGATGGAGCTACCTTTGTTTTACGGGATGGGGAATTTTGCTATTATGCAGAGGAAGATGCCATTACTCCGCTGTGGAAAGGGCTGCGTTTTCCTATGGAGATTTGCATCAGCGGCTGGGTTATGCGCAACCGCCAGCCTACTATTATTGAAGATATTTATCATGACGACCGGATTCCGATTGATGTATATCGCAAAACCTTTGTACGCAGTCTGGCCATGGTGCCGATTAAAACGAATGATCCAATCGGTGCTATTGGCTGTTATTGGTCCAAAGTATGTCAACCTACGGCGGAACAGGTGCAGGTGCTTCACGTGCTGGCCGACACGGCGGCCATTGCCATGGATAATATCGGCTATCAGGAAAGCATCGCCAGCCAGGCGCGACAGCTTGAGGAAGCTATCGACGGCACACTGCTAACGGTAGCCAAGATGGTAGAGTTGAAGGACCCCTATACTTCCGGCCATCAACGGCGGGTGGGTATCCTTTCTTACGATATGGCCTGCGAGTTGGGCTGGGATAAAAAACGTTGTGAAATGCTGCGTCGTGCGGCCATTGTGCATGATATCGGAAAAATCGGCATTCCCGGCGAACTGTTGACGAAACCGTCCAAGCTTACGCCGCAGGAGTTCGGTCTGATTCAGACCCACGCTGCCATGAGCTATGATATTCTTAAAGATGTGAACTTTCTTATGCCCATTGCGAAGATTATTTTGCAGCACCATGAGCGTTTAAATGGCAGCGGCTATCCGCACGGGCTGACGGGGGAGCAAATTCTGCCGGAGGCCAAGATTATTGCGGTGGCCGATGTCTTTGAAGCGATGACCTCCCATCGTCCCTACCGGCCGGCGCCGGGGATGGATGCTGCTTTGGAAGAGCTTTTGCGGAATAAAGGGGTATTGTACGATTCTGTTGTGGTGGACGCCCTTGTCCGGTTGGTAAAAGAGAAGAATTATTGTCTTCCCGAATAAGTAAAACAGGAGGCCAAGCTAATGGCCTCCTGTTTTTTTATTTGGGAGTAGGTGGGGCAAGAAAGTCATATGGCAGTTGCTATTCGCCATTAGCTGCCGAGGAGGGCGATGCTTTCCCGCAGCCAGGTTACATAGGCCTCTTCACGCAGAATGGCCCCCTGCAGAACGAGATAATCACTGCATTGCCGGTCATTCAAGGTGGCCGGGTTGGTGTTTCCGTACAGCTTTTCTCTATGGTTTTTAAGCATGTCTAGTTTTTTTTGGCGTTTAATTAGCTGCGATTGAAATTGTTCGAGCCGCTTGGCGGCAGGCAAGGCGTCGGAAAAATAGGTTTTCAGTTTAAAAATATCTTTAGGCGTTGGCTCAAGCGGCTCATCCCGGCTCAGCCATTGGAGAAAATCCTCCCGGCCGTCGGAGGTGATGGTGTATAGCTTTTTTTCCAGCTTTTCTCCCTGCGTGACCGTATGGAAGACAACCAACCCTTCATCGGCCAGTTTTTTCAACTCGGGATAGATCTGACTGTGTTTGGCGCTCCAAAAATTACCGAGAGTGCTGGCAAATTCTTTAGTAATATCATAGCCGGTCAGCGGACCGCAGTTTAACAGTCCGAGAATCGCATATTTTAGTGTCCGCATGGAAATACCTCCATTCCAGTGATTTTCATTGTAGCATAGTTTCAGGCGTCCGCCTAGAGCGTTATGTATACTAGAACATGTAACTATTGACATGTATATGGATGGGAAGTATGCTATAAAGAGAAGGGGTATACTAGAGAATCACTGATCTATGCGTGTCGTATGTTCTGACGGAGTTTTTCTGTCTGGCTATGTCACCAAACCTTGAAAAAGCTCCGCTAGCTTTCCGGTTTGCTACTTGCCAGATGAAGAAGCTCGTTACGTCGACAGGCTCATTAAATCGGTGATTCCTGGAGAATAGGAGGCAGTGTGATGAATTCATATCAACAGTTGTTTACGCCAGTTCGCATTGGCAACTGTACGGTGAAAAACCGTTTTGCCATGGCTCCCATGGGGCCCCTGGGACTGGCCGACGCCGAAGGAGGTTTTAACCAGAGGGGGATCGACTATTACACGGAACGGGCCAAAGGCGGTACCGGGCTGATTATCACCGGTGTTACCTTTGTCGACAACAAGGTGGAAGAGCATGGCATGCCCAACTGTCCTTGCTCTACCTATAATCCGGTGCAGTTTGTCCGTACCGGACGGGAACTGACGGAGCGCATTCATGCCTATAACGCCAGGATTTTTCTGCAGATGTCCGGCGGCTTTGGGCGGGTTACCATACCGACCAATCTGGGTGAGTTTCCCCCGGTAGCCCCGT
It encodes the following:
- a CDS encoding TolC family protein — translated: MKRIYITGCLLVLLAGALPVFAESNALTLEESIRLALTNNEQIQMAASGVTEAEWQVKKAKGEKSIKLDATHTTAKIGGQYWSVYHIDDVPSDYFINSLTATLPLYSGGRVENTLKQAQAGREISALALQNTGQEIAFQTIGAYYYLLSCRHMEQVRQEANEQLAGHLKQVEAQYAVGNVNRADVLRAEVELSDARQALVNAQNDTRKAVFALNKLMGVAIGQDTVIEDQFTYEQNDYQLPEAVSYALAHHPEQLIEAEAMEQARLGVELAKAGKRPDVSLDASYTTYDTKLDQFDTKQWMAGITAHLNVFDGQVTSAGVKAAEQKVEQARHHAGEVARTVELQVQSAFLDMKKAEQNMATNQTAVAKAVEDFKLSQLRYGVSLATNLDVMDAQVALTTAKTNYIRSIYEYNVSKSALERAMGKPVNLPEKEK
- a CDS encoding PLP-dependent aminotransferase family protein, with translation MDITKILSGIRIDQQATAPMYLQIANSLAAKIKECTLPANTKLMPERELANLLKVSRTTVINAYRLLEENGLVTTRVGSGTYITELSTGDGHTGSMPWEQLFSPPYKSPLASLLRSLVSSPTADDTISFAAGMPDPQLYDLTILENLTNQCPDLPKETFGHISIEGYSPLRHSLAAWQTSLGIPTSPDNVLIVSGSQQGLYLLVKALVEPRDYVIVESPTYLGTIQLLEAAGARILGLPQSDSLDLAVLEDYLIRYRPKFFYTIPTFQNPAGRVMTLAQRQELIRLAARYRLAIVEDDPYSQLYYGQQPPPTLKSLDTYGGVIYLSTFSKILFPGLRTGWITAPPPVINRLAQEKQYVDLHSNNLSQIILHTCLQQDYLAQHLTLVRREYRKRRDALAGAIRQYCPAYLDFTLPAGGFYLWCKVHPPASPAELLRQAAAAGVTFVPGEAFYLNQPDSPYIRLCFVTHDEDRLTEGVRRLAKILASGAANAPLAADTSARPLI
- a CDS encoding MarR family winged helix-turn-helix transcriptional regulator; translation: MRWYNRELPSREVLTGVAERVPELNVSAVQLLLQILQAANEIQHHIYDVLEKKYKLSEGKLAVMIILYIAAADGISPSQLADKAGVTRATISAMLHRLSRDGLATSFSDSADGRGKVVSLTPQGRRFMEGILPDHYLRIAQMMNKLDQTEQAHLVRLLKKMNAQ
- a CDS encoding ABC transporter permease, with the protein product MRFLKDELQYLFSGKGMPYEKVSLMIAIVITLVFWAVLSNHHVEDAKVAVIDLDNSKFSHEFIEQLNASPYIEVKTILNVPADPEKLLYQDRYLAAVYIPAGFEKNRYDKTENNIGVFYDNITAAPTGTLKSALNTIVAVENSMIAAPEVEALGVSGQQTAGLISNISLKERLLFNPTDSSNNSTVVGFLFFFSAMFFVFATIGMMARLRLERKWRKQILKGTPFDLMLRFAPYCFCLFVSLFVGLGLLRLIGDLSFAGNFFSLVFAVLLFVWSMAFSCILFGWGAPNPGAAISKMILFVPGGFILGGYTTPLDILPEWVRLVSNIFPLTWVFRFTRDILLRGASFMDAAQEFGSYMMYVTVLALLVCIRFYREYNSLQRQTAAGSQEEVA
- a CDS encoding Cof-type HAD-IIB family hydrolase produces the protein MQHVIAKNEENEEWLMEKKIVFFDVDGTMLHLPGGMYEPLPSTCEAVRLLQEKGHYAVVASARGKLPAVLEKLNFDGFIGCNGNYITFHQEVLYDNYFKPENLDFLLGLFREYDAPFNFTGSLGIWSSPADHPVLQRHRELFGADLSGDEPWLFSWQPEEIHSGMVTAMFAAEQQMLTCRDCLPKDWLVDMYTTENIRMDIHLPGHTKGKGVRFLHEKLGIDFANTFAFGDARNDLEMMRQVNYGIAMGNATEELKAAAFAVTDDVDKDGIYKALKKYGVI
- a CDS encoding AzlD domain-containing protein gives rise to the protein MRTEIVVTIIMMAIATFATRFASPAILGAAGIPACFKRFLKYVPTAILTALIAPTLLAPHGYVEVSPHNSYLIAGAIAALLAYLRQPPLVTMSGGMAVMLGLRVFNF
- a CDS encoding AzlC family ABC transporter permease — its product is MKITELTEGIRDTLPIMVGVVPFGLAYGIVAQSIGLTPGETLLMSLLVFAGAAQFISLPMFAEGAGMAMIALTALLINLRHLLMGLSLAPHMTGLSLPHKALLTFGMADETYAVTISRAQASSYSAAYQLGSNMTGYVTWALSTAGGIFLGSRISDPLSWGLDFAMPATFLALLIPRLTDKRNLLVCLVAAGVSIVAAISIPGKWYIIIACLTAAVVGGVLERGETDAD
- a CDS encoding HlyD family secretion protein, translated to MDVKKKTVRIGLGFLALFFAGGLLLAFKGHDAVSVAAEKKGGILTAEQAKLAFENIGGRLITEQVKESQEVKKGDVLMVLDSTDVDLAIEKLQAQIKQMDARINQASGDITIGYAKTDTAQTQTYRQIEQQKMALDAANAAYHNQQLTFDRKKSLAASGAISQAEMDSAQAALDMATANMGQQQRLLEKMLAGSNAGAREQILTSGTADAIYLPEIDQQRQTLANSRHGVEELLQERQNLLVQLKELQVKKGRLTLRAPEDGKILKVIAKQGEMVAPNAPVILLESKRYYYDIYLDERQAAALQVGGKLTGTSVATAAEVPGTIRFITAAPGFADLKMSREKGQADLAAFQVRIYIEPEANVLPGMTVEVKQDALS